The following proteins are co-located in the Elusimicrobiota bacterium genome:
- the katG gene encoding Catalase-peroxidase, translating into MSAPTFRGSDKRGGANGARIRLASQRDWEANQPAQLKKVLKTLEDIQTSFNKAQSGGKKISLADLIVLGGCAAVEEAAKKAGHDETVPFTPGRMDASQEKTDVASFAVLEPTADGFRNYLKTKFVLPAEKLLVDRAQLLTLTAPEMTVLIGGLRVLNTNVGQTKHGVFTKRPETLTNDFFVNLLDMRTQWKPSSKGNDIYEGSDRSTGKPMWTGTRVDLISVRTPNSGRWPKFTEPRIPRRSSCATL; encoded by the coding sequence ATGTCCGCCCCCACATTCCGCGGATCGGACAAGCGCGGCGGGGCCAACGGCGCGCGCATCCGTCTTGCGTCGCAAAGAGATTGGGAGGCAAACCAGCCGGCGCAACTAAAGAAAGTTCTGAAGACGCTGGAGGATATCCAAACATCATTCAACAAGGCGCAGTCAGGCGGAAAGAAGATTTCTCTCGCCGATCTTATTGTTCTCGGCGGATGCGCCGCGGTCGAAGAAGCAGCGAAAAAAGCCGGGCACGATGAGACCGTTCCCTTCACCCCAGGACGGATGGATGCTTCGCAAGAAAAAACAGATGTGGCGTCTTTTGCCGTTCTCGAGCCAACGGCAGACGGGTTCCGCAACTACCTCAAAACCAAATTCGTCCTACCGGCGGAGAAACTATTGGTTGATCGCGCGCAGCTTCTGACCTTGACTGCTCCTGAGATGACGGTTCTCATCGGGGGCTTACGCGTTTTGAATACCAATGTTGGGCAGACCAAGCACGGTGTGTTTACCAAGAGACCCGAAACGCTCACCAACGACTTCTTTGTGAATCTTCTCGACATGCGCACCCAATGGAAGCCCTCCTCGAAGGGCAACGACATCTATGAAGGTTCTGATCGCTCGACAGGAAAACCCATGTGGACCGGCACTCGCGTCGACCTTATCTCGGTTCGAACTCCCAACTCCGGGCGTTGGCCGAAGTTTACGGAGCCGCGGATTCCCAGGAGAAGTTCGTGCGCGACTTTATAG
- the katG2 gene encoding Catalase-peroxidase 2 has product MKVNVWVVSLAVLVGAVTAQNVAASPSSVMEKGKAKTNQFWWPEQLDLTPLRQQSPKSNPYGEKFNYAEEFKKLDLDALKKDINALLTTSQDWWPADYGNYGPLFIRMAWHSAGTYRTLDGRGGAGGGQQRFDPLNSWPDNANLDKARRLLWPIKQKYGRKISWADLMILTGNVAMENMGFKTLGFAGGRADDWEADLVYWGSETKWLEAKRRGNDGKLEKPLAAVQMGLIYVNPEGPNANHDPRSAAKDIRESFGRMAMNDEETAALIIGGHTFGKAHGAHDPGKYVGAAPGGAPIEEQGFGWKNSYGKGSAEDTVTSGLEGAWTSAPNKWTHMFLDTLFRFEWKQVKSPAGATQWIPTDPNAASLVPDAHVKGKFHAPIMLTTDLALREDPAYKKIALRFRDNPKELEDAFARAWFKLTHRDMGPRARYIGADVPKLELLWQDPLPKADYQPIDKNDLEELKAQILKSGLSVPELVRAAWASASSFRSSDMRGGANGARVRLQPQRSWDVNNPKELANVLSRLEGVQKNFNKSLTGNKKVSLADVIVLGGSVAVEKAARDAGFDIEVPFVLGRVDAGQDKTDVNSFEALEPTADGFRNYYREDSYMSPAEMLVDKASLLNLSAPEMTVLVGGMRALNANSSSKNGVFTNRPGILTNDFFVNLLDMSTQWKKSDKSEGVYEGFDRKTGQFKWTATPVDLIFGSNSELRALAEVYAFEESKEKFVRDFVKAWTKVMNLDRFDIQ; this is encoded by the coding sequence ATGAAAGTAAATGTGTGGGTCGTGTCATTGGCAGTTCTGGTGGGTGCGGTAACCGCGCAGAATGTCGCTGCATCTCCGTCGTCAGTCATGGAAAAAGGGAAGGCTAAAACAAATCAATTTTGGTGGCCCGAACAGTTGGATCTAACGCCTCTTCGGCAACAAAGCCCCAAGTCCAACCCTTACGGTGAAAAGTTTAATTACGCGGAGGAATTTAAAAAACTTGATCTCGATGCCTTGAAAAAGGACATCAATGCGTTGTTAACCACTTCCCAGGATTGGTGGCCGGCCGATTACGGCAATTACGGCCCTCTATTTATCCGTATGGCATGGCACAGCGCAGGCACTTATCGGACATTGGACGGACGAGGCGGCGCAGGGGGGGGCCAGCAGCGGTTTGATCCTTTGAACAGCTGGCCTGATAATGCGAATTTGGACAAGGCGCGACGTTTGCTTTGGCCCATCAAGCAGAAATATGGAAGAAAAATTTCATGGGCCGACCTCATGATTTTGACGGGGAATGTCGCCATGGAAAACATGGGGTTTAAAACTCTTGGTTTTGCCGGAGGGCGAGCCGATGATTGGGAGGCCGACCTCGTTTATTGGGGATCGGAAACAAAATGGCTGGAAGCAAAGCGCCGCGGCAATGACGGAAAACTTGAGAAACCCTTGGCGGCCGTTCAAATGGGTTTGATTTATGTAAACCCGGAAGGCCCCAATGCGAACCACGATCCTCGTTCAGCGGCGAAGGATATTCGTGAATCGTTTGGTCGCATGGCGATGAACGATGAGGAAACCGCGGCTCTCATCATCGGTGGTCATACCTTCGGCAAAGCCCACGGAGCTCATGATCCCGGAAAGTATGTCGGGGCTGCTCCGGGCGGCGCTCCGATTGAAGAACAAGGGTTCGGTTGGAAGAACAGTTATGGCAAAGGCAGCGCCGAAGATACGGTGACAAGCGGGCTTGAAGGCGCTTGGACCAGCGCGCCCAACAAGTGGACGCATATGTTCTTGGACACTCTGTTCCGATTTGAATGGAAACAGGTTAAAAGTCCAGCCGGCGCTACGCAGTGGATTCCCACCGATCCCAACGCCGCGAGCTTGGTTCCGGATGCTCATGTTAAAGGAAAGTTTCACGCGCCCATTATGCTCACCACCGACCTGGCGCTCAGGGAAGATCCGGCTTACAAAAAGATCGCGCTGCGTTTTCGTGATAACCCGAAAGAATTGGAGGACGCCTTCGCTCGGGCTTGGTTTAAGTTGACGCATCGTGACATGGGGCCGCGAGCCCGTTACATTGGGGCGGACGTGCCAAAACTGGAATTGCTTTGGCAGGACCCGCTCCCAAAAGCGGATTACCAGCCCATTGATAAGAACGATCTTGAAGAATTAAAAGCCCAAATCCTTAAATCGGGGTTGAGCGTGCCGGAGCTGGTGAGAGCGGCGTGGGCGTCTGCTTCGTCCTTCCGTTCGAGTGATATGCGCGGCGGCGCCAACGGAGCCCGTGTTCGTTTGCAGCCCCAAAGAAGTTGGGATGTTAATAACCCCAAAGAGTTGGCGAATGTCCTATCCCGATTGGAAGGCGTTCAAAAGAATTTCAATAAATCGCTTACCGGCAACAAAAAAGTTTCATTGGCTGATGTCATTGTTTTGGGTGGGTCGGTTGCCGTTGAGAAGGCGGCCAGAGACGCCGGGTTCGATATTGAAGTTCCCTTCGTGTTGGGCCGTGTTGACGCGGGTCAAGACAAAACCGACGTCAATTCGTTTGAAGCGCTGGAACCAACAGCGGACGGATTCCGAAATTATTATCGAGAAGATTCTTATATGTCACCAGCTGAAATGCTTGTCGACAAAGCAAGTCTATTGAACTTAAGCGCTCCTGAAATGACTGTTTTGGTTGGCGGAATGCGCGCATTAAACGCGAATTCTTCTTCCAAGAATGGTGTTTTCACGAATCGGCCAGGCATCCTGACGAATGACTTCTTCGTAAATCTGTTGGACATGTCCACGCAGTGGAAGAAATCCGACAAATCTGAGGGCGTTTATGAAGGGTTCGACCGAAAAACAGGCCAATTTAAGTGGACCGCGACTCCGGTCGATCTTATTTTCGGGTCCAACTCGGAGTTGCGCGCCTTGGCCGAAGTCTATGCGTTTGAAGAATCCAAAGAAAAATTTGTTCGGGATTTCGTCAAAGCATGGACCAAAGTGATGAATCTGGATCGTTTCGACATCCAATAA
- the ypmQ_2 gene encoding SCO1 protein produces the protein MRKDLFFIFVFSLGVAGCRKQALPPTDYGNIGDFKLTSVTTTNQGNVDKKALSGRVWIANFILTNCNGPCPILSGNMEKLQSELPQEVGFLSFTVDPENDDAPSLQRYAKRFSADPSRWLFVRGDKASLYELYEKGFKVVAAEDKTLPLAERFVHTTKFVLLDQNGTIKGYFDGDTPYGLTKLKREALSLLRGGAGHDRNNA, from the coding sequence ATGAGAAAAGATCTATTTTTTATTTTTGTGTTTTCTTTGGGCGTGGCTGGGTGCCGGAAGCAGGCGCTTCCGCCAACCGACTATGGGAACATCGGTGATTTCAAATTAACTTCCGTCACGACGACCAATCAAGGAAACGTGGATAAGAAGGCGTTGTCCGGCCGCGTTTGGATCGCGAATTTTATCTTGACCAATTGCAACGGACCTTGCCCAATCCTTTCGGGAAACATGGAAAAGCTTCAGTCCGAACTTCCTCAGGAAGTAGGGTTTCTGTCTTTCACCGTTGATCCGGAGAATGACGACGCTCCCTCTCTTCAGCGTTACGCGAAGCGGTTCAGCGCCGACCCTAGTCGTTGGCTGTTTGTTCGCGGAGACAAAGCTTCACTTTATGAGCTGTATGAAAAAGGATTTAAGGTTGTGGCGGCCGAGGATAAAACATTGCCGCTGGCCGAGCGGTTCGTGCACACCACGAAGTTTGTCTTGCTGGATCAGAACGGGACCATCAAAGGATATTTCGATGGCGACACGCCGTATGGGTTAACGAAATTGAAACGCGAGGCGTTGAGCTTATTGAGAGGAGGCGCGGGCCATGATCGCAACAACGCATGA